The following proteins are co-located in the Mauremys reevesii isolate NIE-2019 linkage group 23, ASM1616193v1, whole genome shotgun sequence genome:
- the LOC120389135 gene encoding digestive cysteine proteinase 2-like has product MAIFGWMLILLRWSCCSGAEGNLQPVPKFGDVYHVTGVISLPYAEIKEPFEAWYNLSGGQSRIQYYHGQVITYQLGALQPFGASFKVTPETTETQANVRKCFRVNGTAGDLISPQSVFPRLDGFEPVREESYKGQLCTVLQSVSYWGRKKNVYTLWVASSADGPVPVHYEMRGFNSLLGSHYDKYEIDYSNFTRSYPAEVFSLPHGLKCEHWPGAGPEHQILANPMQEFVGRIRETDRVHHRLFHHYKEKFGKTYSTEKEMEHRKRTFIHNMRYVHSKNRANLPYKLVLNHLADRTPEEMAVLRGRLKSGAPNNGQPFPSEGYKSLVLPESLDWRLYGAVTPVKDQAVCGSCWSFATTGAMEGALFLKTGVLTPLSQQVLIDCSWGFGNHACDGGEEWQAYEWIKKHGGIASTESYGPYMGQNGYCHYNQSELIAKVAGYINVDPGNVTALKAALYKHGPVAVNIDASPKSFAFYANGVYYEPACGNKSTELDHAVLAVGYGVLQGESYWLIKNSWSTYWGNAGYILMSMRDNNCGVMTAATYPVLA; this is encoded by the exons GAGCCGAGGGCAACCTGCAGCCAGTCCCCAAGTTCGGAGATGTCTATCACGTTACAG GGGTTATCAGCCTGCCCTATGCTGAAATCAAGGAGCCCTTCGAAGCCTGGTACAACCTGAGCGGAGGCCAGAGCCGCATCCAGTACTACCACG GCCAAGTGATCACGTACCAGCTTGGCGCTCTGCAGCCATTCGGCGCCAGTTTCAAGGTGACCCCAGAAACCACAGAAACCCAGGCGAATGTTCGGAAGTGCTTCCGGGTCAACGGCACGGCCGGGGATCTCATCAGCCCGCAGAGCGTCTTCCCCCGCCTGGACGGCTTCGAG CCCGTGCGGGAGGAGTCCTACAAAGGGCAGCTCTGCACCGTGCTGCAGAGCGTGTCCTACTGGGGCCGGAAGAAGAACGTCTACACCCTGTGGGTGGCCAGCTCCGCCGACGGCCCCGTGCCCGTCCACTACGAGATGCGGGGCTTCAACAGCCTGCTGGGCTCCCACTACGACAAGTACGAGATCGACTACAGCAACTTCACCCGCAGCTACCCGGCCGAGGTCTTCAGCCTCCCACACG GTCTAAAATGCGAGCACTGGCCTGGCGCAGGGCCGGAGCACCAGATCCTGGCCAACCCAATGCAGGAATTTGTCGGGAGAATTAGAGAAACAGACAGAGTCCATCACCGGCTCTTCCACCACTACAAGGAGAAGTTCGGGAAAACATACAGCACCGAGAAGGAGATGGAACACAGGAAACGCACCTTCATCCACAACATGAG GTACGTCCACTCCAAGAATCGGGCCAACCTGCCCTACAAACTGGTGCTGAACCACCTGGCCGACCGCACCCCGGAGGAGATGGCCGTGCTGCGGGGGCGGCTAAAGAGTGGGGCCCCCAACAACGGGCAGCCATTCCCGTCCGAGGGGTACAAGAGCCTCGTCCTTCCGGAGAGCCTGGACTGGAGGCTGTACG gcgcCGTGACCCCAGTGAAGGACCAGGCCGTGTGCGGCTCCTGCTGGAGCTTTGCTACCACCGGGGCGATGGAGGGGGCCCTGTTCCTCAAG ACCGGAGTGCTGACCCCGCTGTCCCAGCAAGTCCTGATCGACTGCTCCTGGGGCTTCGGGAACCACGCCTGCGACGGCGGCGAGGAGTGGCAGGCGTACGAGTGGATCAAGAAGCACGGCGGCATCGCCAGCACCGAGTCCTACGGGCCGTACATGGGCCAG AATGGGTACTGCCACTACAACCAGTCTGAGCTCATAGCCAAGGTCGCTGGCTACATCAACGTAGACCCCGGGAACGTCACCGCCCTGAAAGCGGCGCTCTACAAGCACGGCCCGGTGGCTGTGAACATCGACGCCTCCCCCAAGTCCTTTGCCTTCTATGCCAACGGCGTCTACTACGAACCTGCCTGCG GAAACAAGAGCACAGAGCTGGACCACGCGGTGCTGGCCGTGGGCTACGGGGTCCTGCAAGGGGAGAGCTACTGGCTCATCAAAAACTCCTGGTCCACCTACTGGGGTAACGCCGGCTACATCCTCATGTCCATGCGGGACAACAACTGCGGGGTGATGACGGCAGCAACGTACCCGGTCCTGGCCTGA